One Streptomyces sp. CG4 genomic window, CGACCGCACCGATCGCGCCACGCACCAGGTCGTCCCACATGAACCAGAACCGCTGCTGGCCCGGTGTGCCGAACAGATAGAGCACCAGGTCGTCGTCGAGCGTGATGCGGCCGAAGTCCATGGCCACGGTGGTGGTGAGCTTGCCCGGCGTGGCGGTGAGGTCGTCGGTCTCCTCGCTCGCCTCGGTCATCAGCGCCTCGGTCTGCAGCGGCGTGATCTCCGAGACGGCGGTGACCAGTGTGGTCTTGCCGACGCCGAAGCCTCCGGCCACCACGATCTTCGTGGCGATGGGGGCCCGGGTGCGGTCCGTCTGCCAGGACTTCAGGTCGTCGTCGGGCTCGGCGAAACCGGCGACGAGGGGGGTGCCTCCTACGGCGGAGGCGGCGGCGTCAGAGACGGCGGAGTCCACTCAGCACCCTTTCCAGCAGCGCACGGTCCGGGCGGCCGGTGCCGTGACCGGTGCCGGTGCCGTACACACGGATCTTTCCCTGGTCCGCGAGGTCGCTCAGGAGCACGCGGACCACGCCGAGCGGCATCTTCAGCAGCGCGGCTATCTCGGCCACCGTGCGCATACGGCGGCACAGTTCGACTATGGCCCGCATCTCCGGCATGACCCGGCCGGTGAGGGACCCGTTCGTCAACTCCTTCCGCTCCTCCGGGGCTTCGAGTGCCGCAACGAACGTCTCCACGAGCAGGACATGGCCGAAGCGGGTACGGCCGCCGGTGAGCGAGTAGGGGCGGACGCGGGCGGGTTTGCGGTCGCCGCCGCGCACGGGGAGCTTCATGGGCCCGCTCATCGGGTACTCCCGGTCGACTCGGCTTCCAGCGATTTACGCAGCTCGCTGCGGAGTTCGGGGGTCAGTACATGGCCGGCGCGGCCGACGAACAGCGCCATGTGGTACGCCACGACGCTCATGTCGCACTCGGCGGAGCCGTGCACACCGAGCAGCGAGCCGTCGCTGATCGACATGACGAACAGGCTGCCCTCCTCCATCGCGATCATCGTGTGCCTGACCGCGCCGAACTCCATCAGCCTGGCGGCGCCGATGGTGAGGCTGCCGATGCCGGAGACGATGGTGGCGAGGTCGGCGGAGGAGCCCCTGGGGCCCTTTGCCGGGCGCTTTTCGCGGAATGCGGCGGTGCGGGCGGGGTCGGACGAGAGCAGGAGCAGGCCGTCGGAGGACACCACGGCGACGGACTGGATGCCGGGGACTTCCTCGACCAGGTTGGTCAGCAGCCAGTGCAGGTTGCGGGCCTCACTGCTCAGTCCGAAGGTACTGGGCGCGGTCAACTGCTTGCCTCCTCGACGGTGCCCCCCGTAGCTGGTGTCCTGAACTGGCCGGTCTGTTCGGCGATCTCCGCCTCTACATCGCGGTAGCCGGCCTGGGCGCCGCGGCGGAAGCCGCCGAGTCTCCTGCGGAGGGCTTCGGCGTCGACGCTGCCGGTCCGCCGGCGCGGGGTCTGCGATGGTGCGGTGATCTTGGGCGTGCGCTTGGGCAGGCCCTTCGCCGTGACCGGCTCGGCGGATTCCTGCGGAGCCTCGGCCCGTACGGCGTCCGCCTCGGCTCCGCCTTCGGCGTCCGTGTTCCCACCCGCACCACCCGTGCGAGTCTCGTCGTCGAGTGCGGGTGGCCCCTGTGGGGCGTCCCCACCGTCGGCGGCCGCCGGAGCCGTGGGTGCCAGGTCCGTTCGGCCGGGTGTCTCGGGCGCCTCGGGTGTCATGGCCGGCATGGCCGCCATGGCCGTGATGTCCGGGAGCAGGAGCTCCATCGTCGACTCGGCGAACGTTTCCGCCGGGGCCTTCGGGCGGGTCTCCGCGTCCTGGGCGACCGGGGTGGCCTGTTCATGGACCGGTTCGTGGACCGGCTGCTCCGCCGGGTCGTCGTCGGCCGCGTCCCGTACCGCATGTTCGGCGTGAACCACGCCCCCCGCCAAACCACCCGAGGCAGACACGGGCCCCCCGGTCACGTCATCGGCAGCCGCTCGGACCGCATGTTCGGCCGGACCGCCGAAAGCATCGCGGACCATGCCCTCCGCCGGACCGCCGGAGGCAGACGCGGACTCCCCAGCCGCGTCATCGGCAGAGTCCCGTACCGCATGTTCAGCCGGACCACCGAACGCATCGCCAACCACACCCCCCGCCGAACCGCCGGAGGCAGGCGTGGGGGCCTCGGTCGGGTTGGCGGTGGCGGATCGGACTGCCCGTTCCGCCAGCGCCACCAGTGGGTCCGTGTCCTTGGTGCGGCCGTGCAGGACGTTGGAGTTGACCTCGGCGTCGGCGCCCGGGAGGGAGAAGGTGGCCGTGGTGCTCATGGAGGTGGGCTGCGGGGGCAGTGCGGTCGGCGGGGCCTCGGCCAGGAGGGTGGCCGGCAGGACCACGACCGCGGCGATGCCGCCCTGCTTCTGCTCGCGCAGCTGCACCCGGACGCCATGGCGGTGGGCGAGGCGAGCGACGACGTACAGGCCGAGGCCGAGACCGTCCTCCGCCTCCTGGTCGTACGGCGACTCCGGGTCGAAGTCGGCCAGGCGGGTGTTGAGGCGGTGCAGGCGGTCGGTCGCCATGCCGATGCCCTCGTCCTGGACCGACAGCATCACCTCACCGCTCTCCAGCAGCCAGCCGGAGACCTCCACCGGCAGCTCCGGCGGGGAGAACGAGGTGGCGTTCTCCATCAGTTCGGCCAGCAGATGGGAGAGGTCGTCGGCGGCGAAGCCCGCCACGTGGGCGTGCGGCGGGAGCGCGGCGATACGGACGCGTTCGTAGCGTTCGATCTCGCTGACGCCCGCCCGGACGACGTCGACCAGCGGTACCGCGCCGTGGTGCTGCTGGACGTGCTCGGCACCGGCCAGGACCAGCAGGTTCTCGCTGTGCCGGCGCATGACCGTGGCGAAGTGGTCCAGCTTGAAGAGCGTGGCGAGGCGCTCCGGGTCCTGCTCGCGCTCCTCCAGTCCCTCGATGACCGCGAGCTGGCGCTCGACCAGGCCGAGGGTGCGCAGCGAGAGGTTCACGAACGTGCCGCCGACGCTGGTGCGCAGTCGTTCCAGCTGCTCGGCGGCCTGGCTCAGCTCGGCCTGCAGGGCCTCGCGGGCGTCGGCCATCTTCTGCCGCTGTCCGACCAG contains:
- a CDS encoding roadblock/LC7 domain-containing protein; the protein is MTAPSTFGLSSEARNLHWLLTNLVEEVPGIQSVAVVSSDGLLLLSSDPARTAAFREKRPAKGPRGSSADLATIVSGIGSLTIGAARLMEFGAVRHTMIAMEEGSLFVMSISDGSLLGVHGSAECDMSVVAYHMALFVGRAGHVLTPELRSELRKSLEAESTGSTR
- a CDS encoding nitrate- and nitrite sensing domain-containing protein, translating into MQMKRPRRTVRQTAPEGTAPQTPVGSGRPTHVRTRLIVAVAVVAAAVAGAGVPSLLTASQDVSDSQDLVTLAGRTEDALALAHSLADERDQVTSYIAAGRPKAKAPSEDRSARVDRQIEDLRAEGDTPASLRGDLDGIAAVRHDALTGQSGALQAHQAYSAAITELHRLAEQLADRTPPRAGSGAHALAELDSAVQQSAAARGLLLAALNVPSTTRTVISPVTGLPTTTATGSAADAKQRDELTAAAQQARLRADAALADFRATAPKAAVDSYDSTVTGSDVNSADKYLATLTGQPTLADSELTTSTKKLDAALSARIDLMRGAEAALYDHRTKDLATLRDDDVTALEIRIAVLGALMLVAVGLATAMARTLTRPLSVLRRGSARLAESADPTTQEPIGFTGRNDEFAQVVRSVNALHAHAVALREETAAAHERVSTLETDRKHLVGQRQKMADAREALQAELSQAAEQLERLRTSVGGTFVNLSLRTLGLVERQLAVIEGLEEREQDPERLATLFKLDHFATVMRRHSENLLVLAGAEHVQQHHGAVPLVDVVRAGVSEIERYERVRIAALPPHAHVAGFAADDLSHLLAELMENATSFSPPELPVEVSGWLLESGEVMLSVQDEGIGMATDRLHRLNTRLADFDPESPYDQEAEDGLGLGLYVVARLAHRHGVRVQLREQKQGGIAAVVVLPATLLAEAPPTALPPQPTSMSTTATFSLPGADAEVNSNVLHGRTKDTDPLVALAERAVRSATANPTEAPTPASGGSAGGVVGDAFGGPAEHAVRDSADDAAGESASASGGPAEGMVRDAFGGPAEHAVRAAADDVTGGPVSASGGLAGGVVHAEHAVRDAADDDPAEQPVHEPVHEQATPVAQDAETRPKAPAETFAESTMELLLPDITAMAAMPAMTPEAPETPGRTDLAPTAPAAADGGDAPQGPPALDDETRTGGAGGNTDAEGGAEADAVRAEAPQESAEPVTAKGLPKRTPKITAPSQTPRRRTGSVDAEALRRRLGGFRRGAQAGYRDVEAEIAEQTGQFRTPATGGTVEEASS
- a CDS encoding ATP/GTP-binding protein; its protein translation is MDSAVSDAAASAVGGTPLVAGFAEPDDDLKSWQTDRTRAPIATKIVVAGGFGVGKTTLVTAVSEITPLQTEALMTEASEETDDLTATPGKLTTTVAMDFGRITLDDDLVLYLFGTPGQQRFWFMWDDLVRGAIGAVVLADTRRLKDCFPALDYFESCGLPYVVAVNHFDGSEVFEPEDVREALTIPAHIPVMIMDARRRISAIETLLALVGHALDETPE
- a CDS encoding DUF742 domain-containing protein, translated to MSGPMKLPVRGGDRKPARVRPYSLTGGRTRFGHVLLVETFVAALEAPEERKELTNGSLTGRVMPEMRAIVELCRRMRTVAEIAALLKMPLGVVRVLLSDLADQGKIRVYGTGTGHGTGRPDRALLERVLSGLRRL